The following is a genomic window from Carassius auratus strain Wakin chromosome 15, ASM336829v1, whole genome shotgun sequence.
agcTAAAAGATATGCTTTTGTACCTTATTtccttttaaatgttatatatttgccCCTTAATGGGTACATTAGTGTTTTAAAAGCACACATTAGTAGCTCAAGTGAACTTATTAGTACACTTTAAAAGCAGCTTTTATCTTTTTTATGAGAGAAAACCATGGCGTTGCCTCGTGGTAATGTTCAAAGATCATATGCATGTACTACAATCTTTATTACTCCCATGGTACATGCGCTCTTAGTCATTTATGTGTTTGCATGtcaattattgtgtgtgtgttttgtaggaTACATCCAGGCCTGTCGGGCTCTGATGATAATCGCTCTCATTCTGGGTTTGCTGGGTGTTATTCTGGCCGCGATGGGACTCAAGTGCACTAAACTGGGCAGCACATCTGAGGAGACGAAGGGCAAGATCAGCCTCACCGCCGGGATCATGTTCATCCTGTCAGGTCAGTGTAATAACACACACTCGGACTGAATGATCTGAGCAGTTTCACATGTTCTGTCTGTTCTctctgtcaggtgtgtgtgttatGGTAGCTGTGTCGTGGTACGCCGCTCGAGTCGTTCAGGAGTTCACTAATCCTTTTTACGGAGGAACAAAGTGAGTAAAATATGAGGTTATTTAACCTCcatgctaaatattaaaaaaagagtgcATATGTGTTTCTGTTGAATCTCATATTTGGTCCACATATAGTCTGATACAGTGAGATtatagagggggaaaaaaactgttcAGTTTTATCAACAGAATATGCAATTTGCTGCAGATTTTGATTTACATGAAGAAATCCTGAGAGCTTTATAACAGTGAGCAGATACTTATGAAAAGATCTAAATATCCAAGTTTATTGCTGGGGACAATATAGTAGTCGCTGGATATTGTTAGGGATGCATGTCCTTATAAATATCAGTCGTCACTCTATATCTCCAATAATATGTCTTAAAAGATTTTAAGAAATtatcaaaacatataatgcaatgcaatccaGTGCTGATTGAGAGAAgatcagaagatgtgagatgttctggaggcttgtgaagatcattcctccgctgaggaacagtgaaagtaaagcttctggaaacaaacgctcctcaaaagatcctgaggatcagatttgagactctaaaacatgattgatggagaatcaagcaAAGCTGaactgcttcagtccaggaagagttcatctggaaaTCCCACTGGagttattctgacctttacttgatcaaaatCAGTCAAGATCTGACAGCAGAAAGACTTATGAAGTGAGCTTTTACATGAGAAAAAGCACACTTTTGGACATTAGGCACCTTGGATTATCTTGTAAATGCTGTTTGAGATGAATAAACACGCTCGCATGCGTATGTTTCAGGTATGAGCTGGGAGCCGGTCTGTATCTGGGATGGGCGGCTGCAACTATGGCTATATTGGGCGGAGGAATCCTCTGTTCTTCCTTCAAGAGCTCAAGACCTGCACAAACACGGTGAGTCTCTTACCAGAGACAGATCACAGCTCGAAAACTCATCTGTGATgaattcctctctctctttttttagggGTCACGACTATAAATACAGCTCCACACAGCCGCAGAAGATCTACATGCCAGCGCCAGCGTCAGAAAACAGCGCCTCTAAAGCTTACGTCTGAGCCTCTCGTTTTacctttcattttttttgtacatggaaatgtgtattttttttttatacatgcatTTCAGAAGTCAACAAACTGagcttatttaattaaatgaatgtatGTGCATTGTTCATTATTTCATAATCTTGCCTCAGAATGTATATAACTTTCTCCGCTTATATGAAAAGACTTCAGTTTTCAAGTTTCAATCAGCAAATGTTGGCAGTGTTTCAGATAAGATCCTGTTAGATCCTTTTTGTAATAATTCTCTGCATGCATGTAAAATATCAGCTTTGACTCAATTCTGATACAAAAAACGTACTTTACAGTAgagttatttttttcaaaatcttttgttacttgaatgtttttttttttttactttttaaaactttcatttagtttaacttgaagtacttaactaaaactgaaataaaaatgtagaaaaactaTTGAAACTAACACAAATTACAACAAAAATtactttcttaaaaaagaaatcaaaatattaatcaaaacttTCTTTACAGCATCACATCAATTCCCTGTACATTTGTTTCTCATTAAATCTCCCATTAACTTTATATATCATGTAAATTGTCATGCTATGGATCGATTTTAGTATGTTATATAAATGTTACATGGTCTGTTCTGGTGTTTTGAGAAgctcattattttctgaaattgctagtttgtgtgttttgtcattgTTTCTGTGAGTAAACCAATTCTGTGAAATTTTGGAAGTTTTACTGCAGTTTTCAGTTAAATCccagagatttattttattttcagtttattggAAATAGCGTGTAACATGCGCTCGTTTCCTTTGAAGACAACCTGTTATCGCGGGCCCGCTCTGAAGTCCGGATCTgactcgactcaaatgattcgcggacccgctctgaagtcccgatctgactcgactcaaatgattcacgaacccgctctgaagtcccgatctgactcgactcaaatgattcacgaacccgctctgaaattgtgatatgactcaaatgattcgcggacccgctctgatgtcccgatctgactcgactcaaatgattcgcggacccgctctgaagtcccgatctgactcgactcaaatgattcgcgaacccgctctaaggtcgcgatatgactcaaattactcaaatgattcgtggacccgctctgaagtcccgatctgactcgactcaaatgattcacgaacccgctctgaaattgtgatatgactcaaatgattcgcggacccgctctgatgtcccgatctgactcgactcaaatgattcacgaacccgctctgaaattgtgatatgactcaaatgattcgcggacccgctctgatgtcccgatctgactcgactcaaatgattcacgaacccgctctgaaattgtgatatgactcaaatgattcgtggacccgctctgaagtcccgatctgactcgactcaaatgattcacgaacccgctctgaaattgtgatatgactcaaatgattcgcggacccgctctgatgtcccgatctgactcgactcaaatgattcgcggacacgctctgaagtcgcgatctgactcaaacgattcgcgggtccactctgaagtcccgatctgactcgactcaaatgattcgccaacccgctctgaagtcccgatctgactcgactcaaatgattcgcgaacccgctctaaggtcgcgatatgactcaaattactcaaatgattcgcgggccCGCTCTAAGGTCAcgatatgactcaaatgactcaaatgattcgcgggccCGCTCTGAAATCCCGATCTGACTcggctcaaatgattcgcggacccgctctgaagtcccgatctgactcggctaaaatgattcgcggaccctcTCTGAAGTGCCAATCTGACTCCCGAGGCCGCTCGTGATGCTtacttattaattattagttatttatttaataaccttgatgctgatttgctacacaagaaacatttctgattattaccaaTGTAGAAaaccattcatatttttgtggaaactgtgatacattaaatttttcaggattcactgaTGAATAGTTCAGAACAACAGCTTTTATtcgaaatataattattttgtaaaactatttttttgtcagttttgatcaatttaatgcatccttgcttaataaaagtattaatttctttaaactaATTTGAAGTGTAGATATATGAAGTAATTTGTGAGATTTGGTTTATCTTGTACAAAATCAGACCTTGtttacacaaactttaaaataaaatacattttgggaaCTATTTAACACAATATCACAAATTTTactgttaatataaaataattttattagcaCATTAGCATTTAGTCTAAGAAGCCTTCAGTCTAGATCTACAAAGAAAAGGCCAAGAACAATACACATCACAGGATATGGCACAAACATagaaagtaaaagaaatggacacagcgacaccattggaactcaattgagacaagtgaagcccatttttagcgttttttagcacttccgtttctgacgcgcagactcaaactaagcttgatgacgtcagcaacctgtctgacagatgtaaatcttgtagtagctgtgcgtgcaaactgccatcgttaatcttgcagagacggcgagcttgagcggggagttctttgtcgtgagtgagcaggagtaagtattctgattaattattttgtatagtattttaaaatgtaatgccagtacgccatattaagttaattgcctgcgagcttctcctcctgtctgtaccgtaatgtgacagagagtcgagtggttatgacgcaatcgttagcctatttttacaaaaactgtttatacggggccataatgtaacatagaaggtaatggagccctttatacattgtcgtgtatctttagaaataaataatggacaaacggagtctttaaatgcctcagatgtaaagttattcgctatcaaagtgatgccaaaatgaaaatgaaatgaagttggtatatgtggtttatggggactttCCATAGGCGTAATTGGTTTTaatctgtacaaactgtattttctattttgtattgccctaccccaaccctacacctaaacacctacacctaaacctttcaaaataactaattctgtatgatttataagcgttttgaattacggggacactaaaaatgtcctcataaaccacctcctcattgtaatacctgtgtcatacccatgtcattatacaaatttgtgtcctcattaaccacataaacaagctcacacacccccacacccccacacacacactctctctctcacacacacacactcagagacatacacacacacacacacacacacttacgccGCTGGTCCTTCATGCTGCATGATCTTCAGGGCACAAtccattgtgtttttatatttatgagcTTCCAAACCCtaaaaaaacacactttcattAAAACTTAATTTCCAACAGAAGTTCTCTAGTACACACTTCACcttaaaaacattgttattttataatagCAAGTTACAGTAATTACCAACATAGTGCTTCAATCTCAGctgattgaaaaaaaagaactgaaatttGGGGCAAGAAACCATAAATATCAAGagctgattattttatttagattttaatatgatattgatttgttttcttgtttcttctaatattttgttttcctgtatatgtttttttatttattttatacagcacgttcttattttttttaagtgctttataaatcaaaattctgaatacattttaaataaatgtgaattataaTCTTGATAACTGATCTGTGCACCTGCATTCTGGTCTTGATGACGTCCAGCGGCGTGTTTCCAAACACACTCACCGCTCCTGCGATCGCACCGAACGCTCCGGTGATGACGGGGTTGATGGATTTGTTGGGATTGTCACCTAAACCACATCCAGAAAACACCCAATGTGATCAGATGAGACTCTTTCTGAGTGTTTTATATTCAGTGTGATGCTGCAGACTCTCACCCTTGTACCAGTTCCTCAGAGAGGTCATGAGGAAGAACCGGATCGCCTGATTGGATCCCTGTTTGAGGACGGTCGCTGTGAGGCCTTGATACGTCCCTCTGATTCCTGAGAGACACATTCAGAACATCACTTactacaaacacacattatatacaTCCCATCATATGCACTTTAAACTCTTTACAGTGAATTGCAGTTTACACCAAGAGTGACGAATCTGAGatgaacaaacattttatattgtttccAATACTTACAATTActcacataaaacaaaaaaaagtatatatatttttttgtttgagaAAAGCATACTGGAATGATAGACTATGCCAAAATAATCCAAAACTTAAATACAACATACTATCATTTGTAAAGCAATTGCTTGgtagaagactttttttttttcatttgatttatttgtagctcctaatataaaattaaagcctgAAATGGTCCTGgcaaaatacaagtaaaaataaataaataaatgatggtgAATTAAATTtataggaaataaaataaaataaaaaggatgcaaataataaaatgatgaaatgattcgcgaatccgctctgaagtcgcgttctgactcaaatgattcgcgaaacccgctctgaagtcccgatctgactcgactcaaatgattcgcgggcccgctctgaagtcgcgatctgactcaaatgattcgcgaacccaatctgaagtcccgatctgactccaattactcaaatgattcgcgaacccgctctgaagtcccgatctgactcaaatgattcgcgggcccgctctgaagtcccgatctgactcaaatgattcgcgaacccgatctgaagtcccgatctgactcaaatgattcgcgggccCGCTCTGAAGTCGTGATCTTATAATAATTAACTTGGTCCCTTCAGCTAAACACCTTGGATtggaaatgacaataaagattcATCAATACATTTCGAAACCTTATCTTGATATTTCTCGAAAATGCAAACACATCAGACAATAAAAAACAGATgatgtatctatttttttttaaccaaaatgcTAAATGGGAACAGCATTTGCGATCGTTTGAAAAATTATTGTCTTATCTacgtaaatgtatataaatgcttCCAAACTGCACAAAAGAATAACCTAATTATAAATTACTCACCATATTATCCTGAAAATactaattatatttgttttgaatatatatatatttattttttaatttttttaattttaattttttttagacaaaaaaaatatcGAGGCAAAACTTGGGAAGCCCGCGGCCATGACGTAGATCTCCAGCGACGGCGCAGCAGGAAACAGACGTCTGTTGAGCCAAAATGGCAACCGTGGTCCTACTGTCTGGAGTGGGTTAGCATGAAACCTATCCGATTA
Proteins encoded in this region:
- the LOC113114633 gene encoding claudin-15-like isoform X1, giving the protein MASTVFQLMGMFLGIVGWCLESSSINSAVWRKSSHGEAVVTASSQFEGLWMSCASNSLGAIHCQRFKTVLGLSGYIQACRALMIIALILGLLGVILAAMGLKCTKLGSTSEETKGKISLTAGIMFILSGVCVMVAVSWYAARVVQEFTNPFYGGTKYELGAGLYLGWAAATMAILGGGILCSSFKSSRPAQTRGHDYKYSSTQPQKIYMPAPASENSASKAYV
- the LOC113114633 gene encoding claudin-15-like isoform X2 codes for the protein MSTGVELLGFLMCLGGWLLSFVSLVNDSWRTSSFADQLITSVWYYQNLWQSCTEASTGITSCKQFESMLSLSGYIQACRALMIIALILGLLGVILAAMGLKCTKLGSTSEETKGKISLTAGIMFILSGVCVMVAVSWYAARVVQEFTNPFYGGTKYELGAGLYLGWAAATMAILGGGILCSSFKSSRPAQTRGHDYKYSSTQPQKIYMPAPASENSASKAYV
- the LOC113114635 gene encoding tricarboxylate transport protein, mitochondrial-like; the encoded protein is MCLSGIRGTYQGLTATVLKQGSNQAIRFFLMTSLRNWYKGDNPNKSINPVITGAFGAIAGAVSVFGNTPLDVIKTRMQGLEAHKYKNTMDCALKIMQHEGPAA